The Aspergillus luchuensis IFO 4308 DNA, chromosome 7, nearly complete sequence genome has a segment encoding these proteins:
- a CDS encoding Fig1 domain-containing protein (COG:S;~EggNog:ENOG410PM0A;~InterPro:IPR016509,IPR033481;~PFAM:PF12351;~TransMembrane:4 (o20-39i140-163o183-204i234-257o);~go_component: GO:0016020 - membrane [Evidence IEA];~go_process: GO:0000753 - cell morphogenesis involved in conjugation with cellular fusion [Evidence IEA];~go_process: GO:0032220 - plasma membrane fusion involved in cytogamy [Evidence IEA]) — translation MPGLTAKLPRVLQLVGYHHVLMIIIAVAIILLSLLLAGCSSSSPQIPDIFLISMYYERYKPTFNLAQVDPGVVTATANIVGGAEMEVRVGYFGICVQPDSGSYICNSNATALAEIVTVDQDPLNLIWVASTFKDAVVFPYLLILAVILAFFCFVILATFPGWHDELDPSGSEIEARPIPSRPVSQAALALTFVASVFVLVSVLWQHTASVAASTIVQDLGNGSVKSGVGTSAMVLGWFGFGLLVVVTIGLLVMILSVKLIQQLTD, via the exons ATGCCGGGACTAACAGCGAAGCTACCCC GGGTTCTGCAACTGGTCGGGTACCACCATGTGTTGATGATTATCATCGCGGTGGCGATCATCCTACTAT CGTTACTATTAGCAGGatgctcctcgtcctccccgCAGATCCCCGACATCTTCCTGATCTCCATGTACTATGAGCGCTACAAACCAACTTTCAATCTCGCTCAGGTAGATCCGGGGGTAgtgacagcaacagcaaataTTGTGGGAGGAGCCGAGATGGAAGTCCGTGTGGGTTATTTTGGCATCTGTGTACAGCCAGACTCCGGATCCTACATTTGCAACTCGAATGCGACAGCATTGGCGGAGATTGTCACAGTCGACCAAGATCCGTTGAACCTGATTTGGGTAGCATCGACGTTCAAAGATGCAGTCGTCTTCCCATATCTCCT AATTCTTGCCGTCATTCTcgctttcttctgcttcgtcatcctcgccacCTTCCCTGGATGGCATGACGAGCTAGACCCCAGCGGTTCCGAGATCGAAGCCAGGCCGATTCCGTCGCGGCCTGTATCCCAAGCAGCACTGGCCTTGACATTTGTAGCCTCGGTCTTCGTCCTTGTGTCCGTACTATGGCAGCACACCGCATCCGTAGCCGCCAGCACGATAGTTCAGGATCTGGGCAACGGAAGTGTCAAGAGTGGCGTGGGTACATCTGCTATGGTTCTCGGCTGGTTTGGATTTGGACTTCTGGTGGTTGTGACGATAGGACTGCTAGTGATGATTCTGAGCGTCAAACTGATCCAGCAGTTGACGGACTAG
- a CDS encoding MFS transporter (COG:U;~EggNog:ENOG410QDYJ;~InterPro:IPR020846,IPR011701,IPR036259;~PFAM:PF07690;~TransMembrane:12 (i118-138o158-177i189-207o213-235i247-269o281-306i354-373o393-413i434-453o459-484i504-520o526-548i);~go_function: GO:0022857 - transmembrane transporter activity [Evidence IEA];~go_process: GO:0055085 - transmembrane transport [Evidence IEA]), with product METIRDSAFGKLVRIFSRKRWLRYPEENDTGMWTEYLKTEKQVKDEEAAASESDQENLGLYTVLSQASRASRRLSTASSAKHDGAEGAHPNSNASLVIDWSGPDDPENPQNWSTFKKLFVSSLIWLLTFAIYIGSAIYTPGIPGVCEQFGVSRVAATLGLTLFVLGYGLGPMVWSPLSELPPVGRSPTYVLTLFVFVFFQFAVIYATNFGMLLAFRFLTGFIGSPALATGAASMGDIWNPKMRDYMIIIWGAFAISAPVLGPLVGGFAAQAEGWKWTIWQLLWVSGFAWVLLFFFLPETFAPNILYRRARRVRQITGNSNYRCEAEIEVANMRKMDIIFEALVRPFELCFFEPIVLIMNLYIALIYGILYIWFEAFPIIFGEIHGFNTGQSGLAFLGILISTCAITIPCYFWWKWKYQAKHFDENWNITPERQLPPACVGCFALPISLFWFGWTGQFASVHWIVPIIASMLFALGGCLIFNCIFCYQAHAYPKYAASVLAGNDFLRSSFGAGFPLFATAMFHNLGVGWACTLLGCLCVLFVPFPFVLLKFGRRLRMASRYARHDI from the exons ATGGAAACTATTCGAGACTCAGCATTTGGGAAGCTAGTACGCATCTTCAGCAGGAAGCGATGGCTACGTTATCCTGAAGAGAATGACACGGGCATGTGGACCGAGTACCTGAAGACAGAGAAACAGgtcaaagatgaagaagcagcagcctcTGAAAGCGATCAGGAAAACCTGGGTCTCTATACTGTTCTTTCGCAAGCGTCCAGAGCATCACGCCGCCTATCAACCGCGTCGTCAGCTAAGCATGACGGGGCAGAAGGAGCGCATCCAAATTCCAATGCATCACTTGTCATCGATTGGAGCGGGCCGGATGATCCTGAG AATCCGCAGAACTGGAGCACATTCAAGAAGTTGTTCGTTAGCAGCTTAATCTGGCTTCTGACTTTCGCTATCTACATCGGATCTGCGATATACACCCCCGGCATCCCCGGCGTCTGTGAGCAGTTCGGAGTGAGCAGAGTGGCTGCCACGTTGGGACTGACCCTGTTCGTGTTGGGATATGGCTTGG GCCCAATGGTCTGGTCTCCCCTATCGGAACTCCCTCCAGTCGGCCGAAGCCCTACCTACGTCCTTACACtgttcgtcttcgtcttcttccaatTTGCCGTCATCTACGCTACAAATTTCGGAATGCTTCTAGCCTTTCGATTCCTTACCGGCTTCATTGGATCCCCAGCTCTAGCCACTGGCGCCGCATCGATGGGTGATATCTGGAATCCGAAGATGCGCGACTACATGATCATCATATGGGGAGCATTTGCCATCTCTGCACCAGTCCTAGGACCCCTGGTAGGCGGATTCGCAGCACAAGCagaaggatggaaatggACCATATGGCAGCTCCTCTGGGTCTCCGGCTTTGCTTGGGTTCtcctattcttcttcctcccggAGACATTTGCACCCAACATCCTCTACCGGCGAGCTCGTCGCGTCCGCCAGATCACCGGCAACTCCAACTACCGCTGCGAAGCCGAGATCGAGGTCGCCAACATGAGGAAGATG GACATAATCTTCGAAGCCCTCGTCCGCCCCTTCGAActctgcttcttcgaacCCATCGTTCTAATCATGAACCTCTACATCGCCCTAATCTACGGCATCCTCTACATCTGGTTCGAAGCCTTCCCGATAATCTTCGGCGAAATCCACGGCTTCAACACCGGCCAAAGCggcctcgccttcctcggcATCCTAATCTCCACCTgcgccatcaccatcccctgCTACTTCTGGTGGAAATGGAAATACCAAGCCAAACACTTCGACGAGAACTGGAATATCACACCAGAAAGACAACTCCCCCCAGCCTGCGTCGGATGCTTCGCtctccccatctctctcttctgGTTCGGCTGGACGGGCCAATTCGCTTCCGTGCATTGGATCGTGCCGATCATTGCATCGATGTTATTCGCGCTCGGTGGGTGTCTTATTTTCAATTGCATTTTTTGTTACCAGGCGCATGCGTATCCGAAGTATGCGGCGTCGGTGCTGGCGGGGAATGATTTCTTGAGGTCGTCGTTTGGCGCGGGGTTTCCGTTGTTTGCTACCGCTATGTTTCATAATTTGGGGGTTGGGTGGGCGTGTACTTTGCTCGGGTGTTTGTGTGTGCTTTTTGTGCCGTTTCCGTTTGTGTTGTTGAAGtttgggaggaggttgaggatggcgagTAGGTATGCGAGACATGATATTTGA
- a CDS encoding uncharacterized protein (COG:S;~EggNog:ENOG410PXA7;~InterPro:IPR027417,IPR003959;~PFAM:PF00004;~go_function: GO:0005524 - ATP binding [Evidence IEA];~go_function: GO:0016887 - ATPase activity [Evidence IEA]) has translation MSVTNNPVSLESQFLPAKDCQSNLCGYYFDQGHGDNLANPGVVQGKQTKEWFRSQWLPSEASQQHSAYNLFPRQRIRSRRSKPVMVRAFDSQSNALIGVSWMSHENRFKTQNYEYHEGRIFTRHSDILKSLKDGDCIQVHAAADYGKPTDEKKSTAEKKPTPEKKSTAEKKSENHYNKGILIFGVGCADSEKPVEDSKLRGLLGLASKDPEAASSVDNLKLTTTEDIRRKVRQGGAKAFMGNLGWESWDEIDKYETLAEEAQREKKHVLLVFDAEDLPDSTAIDRRLSWGQTVQNIWEHAMKARCNTIWNKTNANKYFHLLVQLGLEGAIYKGFQEDATKVHLIYEPTSAKGGFLRSYSDKDMENLRVRSADIQRLGVSEDASGNLKVEGGLNIVTGQGVEVKDLMEKEEVQQQIEQLTDAVKGKAREEVRRKLMEKLRKQLRNDVGVVWMEGLVSSLQEGSTDSIGNLGITQIRDAIMTGIRWSRRCAPMMFPKRKAKQSKPADNRLKLETDSEPVLVSVELDLRDSQTTSREPLVLKSLPCTPKKAAIDTLKQGFECVLPYMPSARFGNLVTADRGEVDGFRRIANKVHEWYTTNTDPIPLSLAVFGQPGSGKSFGVKEVIKSILAADGKGITDLEFNLSQFRQADDLRHAFEVIRDKTLSEKIPVVFFDEFDSIFQGRELGWLPFFTKPITEGKYQDGGVERPLGRGIYIFIGGTKTKYDDFFRALENGGGAGGSPGGIISFEQSEIALGQFLGTIPRTRNGFTPTLKTITVNISEMSQYDQLKRKFYEIRDATLEKNIPLVFFRDFDCDFGSEKLGWLKYFLAPMQDGEFFDHGSRHLLGRAIFVFEQGSTHFNRFPVRQLNSLLFPGAKLPDFVSRLRGQIQIPTQNQTPAQNQASAQNQASADAEDRRFKPLTNILTWYLERDKSNKPLSIGLFRECQNLQDPYQKTKETFKSALKGHVDILGPSILLNEDGSPKEDDRDYFPIRRAILLRSMLERIFGFTRGNPINMDLGVLNALLFTPSVLHGARSLESILAMSNIKKENPITVGDICDAEQRKLHVDNEDFQKYLDGQKQAPPDPDNTINNQRHYAWVERKSGRAYKREEVQRNQDGQPPNPAPVVQS, from the exons ATGAGCGTCACCAACAATCCTGTGTCTCTTGAGTCTCAATTTCTCCCCGCAAAGGATTGTCAATCTAATTTATGCGGCTATTATTTCGACCAGGGCCATGGAGATAATCTAGCTAACCCAGGAGTTGTGCAAGGAAAACAGACCAAGGAGTGGTTTCGATCACAG TGGCTCCCTTCTGAAGCGTCTCAACAGCATTCAGCTTATAACCTCTTCCCACGACAAAGGATCCGAAGTCGCCGAAGCAAGCCGGTCATGGTTCGAGCTTTCGATTCGCAGAGCAATGCCCTGATTGGAGTAAGCTGGATGAGCCATGAAAATAGGTTCAAGACACAAAATTACGAATAT CACGAAGGAAGAATCTTCACCAGACACAGCGATATTTTGAAGTCCTTGAAG GACGGTGATTGTATCCAAGTCCACGCTGCCGCTGACTATGGAAAGCCCACTGATGAAAAGAAGTCTACTGCTGAAAAGAAGCCCACTCCTGAAAAGAAGTCCACTGCTGAAAAGAAGTCGGAAAATCATTACAATAAGGGTATCTTGATATTCGGTGTCGGATGCGCGGATAGTGAGAAACCCGTTGAAGATTCAAAGCTTCGTGGATTGCTTGGATTGGCTTCGAAAGATCCGGAGGCGGCTTCAAGCGTTGATAATTTGAAGCTCACTACGACAGAAGATATAAGGAGGAAAGTCCGGCAGGGAGGGGCGAAGGCTTTCATGGGTAATTTGGGATGGGAAAGCTGGGATGAGATTGATAAGTACGAGACACTCGCAGAGGAGGctcaaagggaaaagaagcatGTTCTGCTTGTTTTTGATGCGGAAGACCTACCAGATTCGACGGCTATAGACCGCCGCCTGTCCTGGGGTCAGACGGTCCAGAATATCTGGGAGCATGCGATGAAAGCGCGTTGCAACACGATATGGAACAAAACCAACGCGAACAAATATTTCCACCTTCTCGTCCAGCTCGGTTTGGAGGGCGCGATATACAAGGGCTTCCAAGAGGACGCAACCAAGGTCCATCTCATCTACGAGCCAACCAGCGCCAAAGGCGGTTTTCTTCGCTCTTACTCGGATAAAGATATGGAAAATCTCAGAGTTAGAAGTGCGGATATACAGAGACTCGGAGTCAGCGAGGATGCATCAGGAAATCTCAAAGTCGAGGGGGGCCTGAACATTGTCACAGGCCAGGGTGTAGAGGTAAAAGATCTgatggaaaaagaggaggtgCAACAGCAAATTGAACAGCTAACTGACGCagtgaaggggaaggcgagggAAGAGGTGAGGAGAAAGCTGATGGAGAAGCTGAGGAAACAGCTGAGGAATGATGTGGGGGTTGTCTGGATGGAAGGCCTGGTGTCCTCTCTGCAAGAAGGATCCACCGACTCCATTGGGAATCTCGGCATAACGCAGATCAGAGACGCAATAATGACTGGGATCAGGTGGTCTCGTCGCTGTGCCCCGATGATGTtcccaaaaagaaaggccAAGCAATCCAAGCCCGCCGACAACCGCTTGAAGCTCGAAACTGACTCAGAACCGGTGTTGGTGTCGGTGGAGCTTGATTTGAGAGATTCTCAGACGACTTCCAGAGAACCATTGGTCCTTAAAAGTCTGCCATGCACCCCCAAAAAGGCCGCCATCGATACGTTGAAACAGGGATTTGAGTGTGTACTGCCATATATGCCCAGTGCCCGATTCGGCAACTTGGTGACGGCTGATCggggggaagttgatggCTTTCGAAGAATTGCCAACAAAGTCCATGAATGGTACACAACTAACACAGATCCCATACCTTTATCCCTTGCTGTATTCGGACAGCCAGGGTCTGGAAAATCCTTTGGAGTGAAGGAGGTCATCAAATCCATACTGGCTGCCGATGGGAAGGGGATTACAGATCTAGAATTTAATCTCTCGCAGTTTCGCCAAGCGGATGACCTCCGACACGCATTCGAAGTCATCCGGGACAAAACTCTCTCCGAAAAGATTCCAGTTGTGTTCTTCGATGAATTTGACTCAATCTTCCAAGGAAGAGAGCTGGGGTGGTTACCATTTTTCACCAAACCCATCACGGAGGGTAAATACCAGGATGGTGGAGTAGAAAGACCACTGGGACGCGGCATCTACATCTTCATCGGAGgcacaaaaacaaaatatgACGACTTCTTCCGGGCCTTAGAAAATGGCGGCGGCGCCGGAGGAAGTCCCGGGGGAATCATCAGTTTCGAGCAATCGGAAATTGCACTCGGGCAATTCCTTGGTACTATCCCTCGAACTCGCAATGGATTTACACCAACGCTGAAAACCATAACCGTAAACATCTCTGAGATGTCTCAATATGACCAGTTGAAAAGAAAATTCTACGAAATCCGGGACGCGACGCTAGAGAAAAATATCCCACTGGTCTTCTTCAGAGACTTCGACTGTGATTTTGGCAGCGAGAAGCTGGGATGGCTGAAATACTTCCTTGCTCCGATGCAAGACGGCGAATTCTTCGACCACGGCAGCCGACATCTCCTCGGGCGTGCCATATTCGTCTTTGAACAGGGGTCAACCCACTTCAACAGATTCCCTGTAAGACAACTGAACTCACTCTTATTTCCAGGTGCGAAACTACCGGACTTCGTGAGCAGACTCCGAGGGCAGATCCAAATTCCCACACAGAACCAAACTCCCGCACAGAACCAAGCTTCCGCACAGAACCAAGCTTCCGCAGATGCGGAAGATCGACGTTTTAAACCTCTCACGAACATTCTCACCTGGTATCTTGAGCGCGACAAGTCAAACAAGCCACTTTCGATTGGTTTGTTCCGGGAATGTCAAAACCTCCAAGATCCCTACCAGAAAACCAAGGAGACTTTCAAGAGTGCCCTGAAAGGACATGTAGACATTCTCGGACCAAGCATCTTGTTGAACGAGGATGGAAGCCCAAAGGAAGACGACAGAGACTATTTCCCCATCCGACGAGCGATTCTGCTTCGAAGCATGCTTGAGAGGATTTTCGGGTTCACTAGAGGAAACCCAATTAACATGGACCTTGGTGTCCTCAACGCCCTGTTGTTCACCCCCAGCGTCCTACATGGTGCTCGTTCCCTGGAGTCAATTCTGGCCATGAGCAacataaaaaaagaaaatcccaTCACGGTGGGCGATATTTGCGACGCAGAGCAGCGCAAGTTGCATGTGGACAATGAGGACTTCCAGAAATACTTGGATGGCCAGAAGCAGGCACCTCCTGATCCAGACAATACAATAAACAATCAGCGACACTATGCCTGGGTTGAACGGAAGTCGGGTAGAGCTTACAAGCGCGAGGAGGTTCAGCGAAACCAAGATGGGCAGCCACCCAATCCTGCGCCTGTGGTGCAGTCTTAA
- a CDS encoding rRNA 2'-O-methyltransferase fibrillarin-like protein (COG:S;~EggNog:ENOG410PGXH;~InterPro:IPR018812;~PFAM:PF10307): protein MRSAKAVVTENAAAAMRVQAHGAPARTITSLRRWSIANRELPAVSHIRSIHVYDFDNTLFLSPLPNPQLWNGPTIGFLQAYESFANGGWWHDPNLLAATGDGIDKEEPRAWEGWWNEQIVQLVKLSMEQKDALTVLLTGRGESNFSDLVRRMVDSKKLEFDLICLKPEVGPRSQRFSTTMEFKQTFLEDLVLTYDQAEEIRVYEDRVKHVKAFRDYFEQLNRRFQAPNSGRRPIGSEVIQVAEGSMYLAPVMETAEVQRMINSHNLTIRNPSLNRAKSPYGRLRIKRTIFYTGYLISNADSGRLIRQILNPMLPFGHADSNDLKYMANSILITPRPAPRSILDKVGGIGKKLSWQVTGTACFENRVWAARLTPVPATEKYYTENPHPVVVLAVRKGARPIDAGKIQNWHPVPADKALTFETVVGEKVVLRVEEENPNEGEWESQFLNKNHKRRHQQERDEEILYPDGTQDGPPHSRPHYNPRYGGNNRNHHDDGPRRGGSYRGRGRGSSQRGRGHQNRGGTRGRGRGRDAGPPGGYRSLDDYGGGYDGNHYEEKPGPGGGPVMNY from the exons ATGAGATCAGCGAAGGCTGTAGTCACTGAAAACGCAGCCGCCGCCATGCGTGTCCAGGCTCACGGCGCTCCAGCGCGAACCATCACAAGTTTAAGGCGATGGTCCATAGCGAACAGAGAGCTGCCAG CGGTATCCCATATCCGATCTATTCACGTCTACGACTTTGATAATACCT TGTTCTTGAGTCCTCTTCCAAATCCACAGCTATGGAACGGCCCGACCATCGGGTTTCTGCAGGCCTACGAGAGCTTCGCGAACGGAGGCTGGTGGCACGATCCGAACTTGCTGGCCGCGACCGGCGACGGTATCGATAAGGAAGAGCCACGAGCTTGGGAGGGATGGTGGAACGAACAGATT GTCCAATTGGTCAAGCTGAGTATGGAGCAGAAAGACGCCCTCACGGTGCTTCTGACAGGCCGCGGCGAGAGTAATTTCTCCGATCTTGTCCGGCGTATGGTGGACAGTAAGAAGCTGGAGTTTGATCTCATCTGCCTCAAGCCTGAGGTTGGCCCGAGGAGCCAGCGATTCTCCACTACTATGGAGTTCAAGCAAACTTTCTTGGAAGATCTTGTTCTCACTTACGATCAGGCTGAAGAGATTCGCGTTTATGAAGATCGCGTGAAGCA TGTGAAAGCTTTCCGGGATTATTTCGAGCAACTAAACCGCAGGTTCCAGGCACCAAATAGTGGAAGAAGGCCCATCGGCTCTGAAGTCATTCAGGTCGCCGAAGGGTCCATGTACCTTGCCCCTGTAATGGAAACTGCCGAAGTGCAGAGGATGATCAACTCTCATAACCTTACTATCCGCAATCCGTCGCTCAACCGCGCCAAATCCCCTTACGGCCGGCTTCGCATCAAGCGGACTATCTTCTACACTGGATATTTGATCTCCAACGCTGATTCTGGTCGGCTAATCCGCCAGATTCTGAACCCTATGTTGCCATTTGGGCATGCTGATTCTAATGATCTGAAGTACATGGCCAACAGTATACTAATCACTCCCCGTCCAGCGCCCCGGTCAATTCTTGACAAGGTCGGTGGCATCGGTAAGAAATTGAGCTGGCAGGTTACTGGTACTGCATGCTTTGAGAACCGCGTCTGGGCTGCGCGCCTGACGCCTGTGCCAGCCACAGAGAAATACTACACAGAGAACCCCCACCCCGTGGTAGTGCTGGCGGTGCGCAAAGGCGCTCGTCCGATTGACGCGGGTAAGATCCAGAATTGGCATCCTGTCCCTGCCGACAAGGCCTTGACTTTCGAGACGGTCGTCGGAGAGAAAGTTGTCCTAcgtgttgaggaagagaaccCCAATGAGGGCGAATGGGAGAGTCAATTCTTGAATAAAAACCACAAGAGGCGTCATCAGCAGGAACGGGATGAAGAAATCCTGTATCCAGATGGAACTCAGGATGGACCGCCCCATAGCAGGCCGCACTATAACCCGCGGTATGGAGGCAACAACCGCAACCACCACGATGATGGACCTCGACGAGGTGGCTCATACCGCGGGCGTGGCCGTGGGTCATCACAGCGAGGCAGAGGCCATCAAAACCGGGGTGGCACCCGTGGTCGAGGCCGTGGCCGTGATGCTGGACCTCCAGGAGGGTATCGGTCCTTGGATGACTATGGTGGCGGGTATGATGGGAATCACTACGAGGAGAAACCAGGACCAGGCGGGGGCCCGGTGATGAATTATTAG
- a CDS encoding RING finger domain protein (COG:O;~EggNog:ENOG410PN69;~InterPro:IPR001841,IPR013083;~PFAM:PF00097,PF13920,PF13639) — protein sequence MSDDVDLQQEILQRTLQEVAHDEGEHDANPCVICLEPISEAAIAVPCRHANFDFLCLVSWLEQRRNCPLCKSEITSVKYNLDHTNGPKIYQLPASTSDTTTTSHLPTPSHHRPPRRPRRPRSPRPQQRQQSSTDPLRRRQHIYRHQLYSLRVGSNRLSQYRELTPERFNREEDLVSRARKWIRRELQVFEFLNPEPEDQRQGGGGVARPGQQRLESRRGNNAEFLLEYIIAILRTVDIKGSAGQAEELLRDFLGRDNARLFLHELQAWLRSPYVSLEDWDRNVQYEDTVGGGGNARPSDSRREREESRTATPVYRADRGPRFPGSSGRVNKPSYSRRGGRASRDAVAQARRVQYARDRYVPD from the exons ATGTCCGATGATGTCGACCTGCAACAGGAAATCCTCCAGCGAACTCTGCAAGAGGTAGCGCACGACGAAGGCGAGCACGACGCTAACCCGTGCGTGATCTGTCTCGAACCCATCTCCGAAGCCGCCATCGCGGTGCCATGTCGCCATGCGAACTTTGACTTTCTGTGTTTGGTGAGCTGGCTGGAACAGCGTCGCAACTGTCCGCTAT GCAAGAGTGAGATCACATCCGTAAAGTACAACCTTGACCACACCAACGGACCCAAGATCTACCAACTCCCCGCCAGCACAAGCgacaccacaaccacctcaCACCTACCAACACCCTCACATCACCGCCCACCCCGCCGACCCCGTCGTCCGCGCAGCCCCCGTCCCCAACAACGACAACAGTCGTCCACCGaccccctccgccgccgacaACACATCTACCGCCACCAACTCTACTCCCTCCGCGTCGGCTCCAACCGTCTCTCCCAATACCGCGAACTGACACCGGAGCGCTTCAACCGCGAAGAAGACCTCGTCTCGCGAGCCCGGAAATGGATCCGTCGGGAACTGCAAGTCTTCGAGTTCCTCAACCCAGAGCCAGAGGACCAACGAcaaggcgggggaggggttgcGCGCCCCGGCCAGCAGAGACTCGAAAGCCGGCGCGGCAACAACGCAGAATTTCTGCTCGAGTATATCATTGCTATTCTACGGACTGTGGATATCAAGGGTAGTGCGGGGCAGGCGGAGGAACTGTTGCGGGATTTTCTGGGTAGGGATAATGCCCGGTTGTTCCTGCATGAGTTGCAGGCTTGGTTGAGGAGTCCGTATGTTTCTCTCGAGGATTGGGATCGGAATGTTCAGTATGAGGATacggtgggtggtggtggtaatgcTCGTCCTTCGGACtcgcggagggagagggaggagagtaGGACTGCTACGCCGGTGTATCGGGCTGATAGGGGGCCGAGGTTCCCTGGTTCTTCTGGACGGGTGAATAAGCCGTCGTATTCTCGGAGAGGGGGTAGGGCGTCTCGGGATGCTGTGGCTCAGGCGAGACGGGTGCAGTATGCTCGGGATCGGTATGTTCCTGATTGA